From Hydrogenimonas cancrithermarum, a single genomic window includes:
- a CDS encoding replication initiation protein: MDDKRVPASHHSRKKKIHIIQKESALTAIYASGNLTASQKKVFNAFLYIGKNFINSNIQGVEDGITVPVAMLKNIIGDKSNNYTFLKKTVESLQDFTVETNVLGKDKQVWDRFSLVAGATIKDGMLTYSFPHQIVEALKNPKMYVTLDLDEINRIERKHAISLYEIIEDFKKLPNLPKWSIDDFRRALDIPEDRYKSFRDLHRRVIAPAVKEINEKFGMGLEYILYSNLLAIHSREIDPETGGLAENGQEMMSKRKRLPRITHIQFVLTKEKAQQRMEYKQFIQDMRQQYKPLPEEGHFPVIETLDGKELRLDATGRLYFSIVGEHGMEIEELTPEKSDRLWKELWKKYLNGSKKELGARK, encoded by the coding sequence GTGGACGATAAACGGGTACCCGCCTCTCATCACTCCAGAAAGAAAAAGATCCACATCATACAAAAAGAATCCGCACTGACGGCCATCTATGCATCTGGCAACCTGACTGCGTCGCAAAAGAAGGTGTTCAACGCGTTTCTTTACATCGGAAAAAATTTCATCAACAGCAATATACAGGGTGTTGAAGACGGCATCACCGTGCCGGTGGCGATGCTCAAAAACATCATCGGGGATAAAAGCAACAACTACACCTTTTTGAAAAAGACCGTGGAATCACTCCAGGATTTTACGGTCGAGACCAACGTGCTGGGGAAGGACAAGCAGGTGTGGGACCGTTTCAGTCTCGTCGCCGGGGCGACCATCAAGGACGGGATGCTCACCTACTCTTTCCCGCATCAGATCGTGGAGGCATTGAAAAATCCTAAAATGTACGTGACGCTCGACCTGGACGAGATCAATCGCATCGAGCGCAAACATGCCATATCTCTTTACGAGATCATCGAGGATTTCAAAAAACTTCCCAATCTCCCCAAATGGAGCATCGACGATTTCAGGCGGGCATTGGACATTCCGGAGGATCGCTACAAATCCTTTAGGGACCTTCACCGCCGTGTCATCGCGCCCGCGGTCAAAGAGATCAACGAAAAGTTCGGCATGGGGCTGGAATACATTCTTTACAGCAATTTGCTGGCCATCCATTCGAGGGAAATAGATCCGGAAACGGGCGGACTGGCTGAGAATGGGCAGGAGATGATGTCGAAACGGAAACGGCTGCCGCGCATCACCCATATCCAATTCGTCTTGACGAAAGAGAAGGCGCAACAGAGAATGGAGTACAAGCAGTTCATCCAGGATATGCGGCAACAGTACAAACCATTGCCCGAAGAGGGGCATTTTCCCGTCATCGAAACCCTCGACGGCAAAGAGCTTCGCCTCGACGCGACGGGACGACTCTACTTTTCGATCGTGGGAGAGCACGGGATGGAGATCGAAGAGCTGACACCGGAGAAGTCGGACAGACTCTGGAAAGAGCTTTGGAAAAAATATCTCAACGGTTCGAAAAAAGAGCTGGGGGCACGTAAATGA
- a CDS encoding ParA family protein, which produces MIITVAHTKGGVGKSLIAWNLAIALGAKVIDLDFQQTLLFANAIREQNGLKPIDVQQIETLEDFFRFYENQNEKSRVVIDVGGFDSDLTRMALYVADIVLTPASERLTELAGLMKFDEIVTQVSQNVDVEITSHVVVNNVSPNAKDFSIIEAFVEEKNNFRLLNSILHQRADYYKSLAEGKSVMELKNSKAKKEFKAFVKEIKKVIKHGEKKD; this is translated from the coding sequence TTGATCATTACGGTCGCCCATACGAAAGGTGGAGTCGGAAAATCGTTGATAGCGTGGAACCTGGCCATTGCGCTCGGTGCCAAAGTGATCGATCTCGATTTTCAGCAGACGCTTCTGTTCGCCAATGCCATTAGGGAACAGAATGGCTTGAAGCCAATCGACGTGCAGCAGATAGAGACGCTCGAGGATTTTTTCAGATTTTACGAAAACCAGAACGAAAAGAGCAGGGTGGTCATCGACGTAGGGGGGTTCGATTCGGATCTTACGAGAATGGCGCTCTATGTTGCGGATATCGTCTTGACGCCGGCATCCGAACGCCTCACGGAGCTTGCCGGGTTGATGAAATTCGACGAGATCGTAACGCAGGTTTCACAGAATGTCGATGTGGAAATAACCAGCCATGTGGTCGTCAACAACGTCAGCCCCAACGCGAAAGATTTTTCGATAATCGAGGCGTTCGTCGAGGAAAAAAACAATTTCAGGCTTTTGAACTCGATACTCCATCAGAGGGCGGACTACTATAAGTCGCTTGCGGAAGGCAAGTCGGTTATGGAGTTGAAAAACTCTAAAGCGAAAAAAGAGTTCAAGGCATTTGTGAAAGAGATCAAAAAGGTTATCAAGCATGGCGAAAAAAAAGATTAG
- a CDS encoding ParB/RepB/Spo0J family partition protein has protein sequence MAKKKISLEALKKASKMAHLQTKEQEKEVSHAKLPEIEIGKIVENPYQPRLSIDESELKELMESIRRHGLLQPLVVSRMEDGGYQLIAGHRRFEACKRLGKKSVVCVEVEKNVESDEVRHLLSLALQENIQRVDLAPLEIAVSLKSALDSEAFATMEELAMGIGKSKSFVSKVLSLLKLDDYIVEDLARSRAVGDIEALYMLQKIDDKKTQRKLYDALKNGEIGRKEIKSILQKGEKVSHAKPVYRIRKTGKKLNMQFNGGSMDETTLEAIREEIEKILQKYAVEEK, from the coding sequence ATGGCGAAAAAAAAGATTAGTCTCGAAGCGTTGAAAAAGGCCAGTAAAATGGCTCATCTGCAGACGAAGGAGCAAGAGAAAGAAGTTTCGCATGCGAAACTTCCGGAAATCGAGATCGGTAAAATCGTCGAGAACCCTTATCAGCCCAGACTCTCCATCGATGAATCGGAACTGAAAGAACTGATGGAATCGATTCGAAGACACGGCCTGCTTCAGCCACTCGTGGTTTCGCGAATGGAAGATGGCGGCTATCAGCTGATAGCCGGACACAGACGTTTTGAAGCCTGTAAACGACTGGGCAAAAAAAGCGTTGTGTGCGTGGAGGTCGAGAAGAACGTGGAGAGTGACGAAGTTAGGCATCTTCTTTCCCTCGCGCTACAGGAGAACATCCAAAGAGTCGATCTCGCGCCGCTGGAAATCGCCGTCTCGTTAAAGTCAGCTCTGGACAGCGAGGCATTCGCCACGATGGAAGAACTGGCCATGGGAATAGGCAAGTCCAAATCGTTCGTAAGCAAGGTGCTGTCGTTGCTGAAACTTGATGATTATATCGTGGAAGATCTGGCACGGAGTAGGGCGGTAGGCGATATCGAAGCACTCTATATGCTCCAAAAAATCGACGACAAAAAGACCCAGAGGAAACTTTACGACGCTCTGAAAAATGGCGAAATAGGACGCAAGGAAATAAAGTCCATCCTGCAAAAAGGTGAAAAAGTTTCGCATGCGAAACCGGTCTACAGAATTCGCAAAACCGGGAAAAAACTGAATATGCAGTTCAATGGCGGATCGATGGACGAAACGACTCTTGAGGCTATTCGGGAAGAGATCGAAAAGATTCTACAGAAATATGCAGTGGAGGAGAAATAG
- the dnaB gene encoding replicative DNA helicase: MNLYNFDIERAVLSTLVFEPARLKDLEPLPSPSLFYHPFHRAMMTTIFSLYDEDKPIDERFVQANLMQTGEFDEVAFLDVLGTTPVATLSAYIEILRDLTVKRGIYEFSIEARKHLEENTLPSSQILEWVEQRVYEISSDETGSGFVALEEALAASIRQIEITSSRQDGLIGIDTGLMHLNALSSGFGEGELIILAARPSMGKSSLAIEFMLGSSRLGHGVAFFSLEMPKEQIALRMMSIESGLPLQRIRHSRLDSRERKLLESARRKLAARPIMIDDTGTMTLRQIRTKLRRIVAKNPTVKLAIIDYLQLITSDDRKDRHIQVGEITRGLKLLARELNIAIIALSQLNRALETRVDKRPILSDLRESGSIEQDADLILFIYREDVYKKQEEKRKEEEYRKKGIPYHASMKEDKISKAELIIGKQRNGPLGVVPLEFHKETTSFKEPSREPVTIIEYQDE; this comes from the coding sequence ATGAATCTCTACAATTTCGATATAGAACGCGCCGTTTTGAGCACGCTGGTGTTCGAACCGGCCCGCTTGAAGGATCTCGAGCCCCTCCCCTCCCCTTCTCTGTTCTATCACCCTTTTCACCGAGCCATGATGACGACCATATTTTCACTGTACGACGAGGACAAGCCAATCGACGAACGTTTCGTTCAGGCAAATCTGATGCAGACGGGAGAGTTCGACGAAGTGGCGTTTCTGGATGTGCTCGGCACCACGCCGGTCGCCACCTTGTCCGCCTATATCGAAATATTGAGGGATCTGACGGTGAAACGGGGCATCTACGAATTTTCGATCGAAGCCAGAAAGCATCTGGAAGAGAACACCCTCCCCTCTTCCCAGATTCTCGAATGGGTCGAACAGCGTGTGTACGAAATCTCTTCCGATGAGACGGGAAGCGGTTTCGTCGCACTGGAAGAAGCGCTGGCCGCCTCCATCCGGCAGATTGAAATCACCAGCTCCCGCCAGGACGGGCTGATCGGTATCGATACGGGTCTGATGCACCTCAATGCTTTGAGCAGCGGTTTCGGCGAAGGTGAGCTCATCATTTTGGCGGCCAGGCCCTCGATGGGCAAGAGTTCGCTGGCGATCGAGTTCATGCTGGGATCGAGCAGGCTTGGCCACGGGGTGGCATTTTTCTCGCTCGAGATGCCCAAAGAGCAGATAGCGTTGCGGATGATGAGCATCGAAAGTGGATTGCCGCTGCAGCGCATACGCCATTCTCGGCTCGATTCCCGGGAACGGAAACTACTTGAGTCGGCCAGACGAAAACTCGCCGCGAGGCCGATCATGATCGACGATACGGGAACGATGACACTGCGCCAGATCCGTACTAAACTCAGAAGGATCGTGGCGAAAAATCCGACCGTCAAACTGGCCATTATCGACTATCTGCAGCTCATCACCAGCGACGATCGCAAAGACAGACACATTCAGGTCGGAGAGATCACGAGAGGGTTGAAACTTCTTGCCAGAGAATTGAATATCGCCATCATCGCACTCTCCCAGCTCAACAGGGCGCTGGAAACACGCGTAGACAAACGGCCCATACTGAGCGACCTGCGGGAATCCGGCTCCATCGAACAGGATGCCGATTTGATCCTGTTCATCTACCGCGAAGACGTTTACAAAAAACAGGAGGAGAAACGCAAAGAGGAGGAGTACAGAAAGAAGGGCATTCCCTATCATGCCAGCATGAAAGAGGATAAAATTTCAAAAGCGGAGCTGATCATCGGTAAACAGCGCAACGGCCCTTTGGGTGTCGTGCCGCTCGAATTCCACAAAGAGACCACCTCGTTCAAGGAACCGTCGAGGGAACCGGTCACGATAATCGAATACCAAGATGAATAA